In Streptomyces sp. NBC_00704, a genomic segment contains:
- a CDS encoding PspA/IM30 family protein, which produces MSGVMKRMGMIFRAKANKALDRAEDPRETLDYSYQKQLELLQKVRRGVADVATSRKRLELQLNQLQSQSAKLEDQGRKALALGREDLAREALSRRAALQQQVTDLETQHSTLQGEEEKLTLAAQRLQAKVDAFRTKKETIKATYTAAQAQTRIGEAFSGISEEMGDVGLAIQRAEDKTAQLQARAGALDELMASGALDDPTGIAKDDLQAELDRLSGGTDVELELQRMKAELAGGPSSGQQAIEGGTSPSQSRQQPQDTPRFDKQ; this is translated from the coding sequence ATGAGCGGTGTCATGAAGCGTATGGGGATGATCTTCCGCGCGAAGGCGAACAAGGCCCTTGACCGGGCCGAGGACCCGCGCGAAACCCTCGACTACTCGTACCAGAAGCAGCTGGAGCTCCTCCAGAAGGTCCGTCGCGGCGTCGCCGACGTCGCGACCTCGCGCAAGCGCCTGGAGCTCCAGTTGAACCAGTTGCAGTCGCAGTCCGCCAAACTGGAGGACCAGGGCCGCAAGGCGCTCGCCCTCGGCCGCGAGGACCTCGCCCGCGAGGCGCTCTCCCGCCGGGCCGCGCTCCAGCAGCAGGTCACCGACCTGGAGACGCAGCACTCCACGCTCCAGGGCGAGGAGGAGAAGCTCACCCTCGCGGCCCAGCGCCTCCAGGCCAAGGTGGACGCCTTCCGCACGAAGAAGGAGACCATCAAGGCCACCTACACCGCCGCCCAGGCCCAGACCCGCATCGGCGAGGCCTTCTCCGGCATCTCCGAGGAGATGGGCGACGTCGGCCTGGCCATCCAGCGCGCCGAGGACAAGACCGCCCAGCTCCAGGCAAGGGCCGGCGCGCTCGACGAGCTGATGGCGTCCGGCGCCCTCGACGACCCGACCGGCATCGCCAAGGACGACCTCCAGGCCGAGCTGGACCGGCTGTCGGGTGGTACGGATGTGGAGCTGGAACTGCAGCGCATGAAGGCCGAGCTCGCCGGAGGCCCGTCCTCCGGACAGCAGGCCATCGAGGGCGGCACGAGCCCGTCGCAGTCCCGGCAGCAGCCGCAGGACACCCCGCGCTTCGACAAGCAGTAG
- a CDS encoding DUF3043 domain-containing protein, whose protein sequence is MFRSRAKEEKAPADAVVTDSKQTRDPQAKKGRPTPKRSEAQSQRRSVANTSMSRKDAAKRQRDERRAQMDRQRQALAGGDERYLPARDKGPVRKFARDFIDSRFNVAEFFLPMAVVILVLSVVRVGSMQTVALLLWLVVIVLIVLDSAVTAFRLRKRLTERFEGQSRRGAVAYALMRSLQMRRLRLPKPQVKRGARL, encoded by the coding sequence GTGTTCCGTAGCCGTGCCAAGGAAGAGAAGGCCCCCGCCGACGCGGTGGTGACCGACTCCAAGCAGACCCGCGACCCCCAGGCGAAGAAGGGTCGGCCCACGCCCAAGCGCAGTGAGGCCCAGTCCCAGCGCCGCAGCGTCGCCAACACCTCGATGTCGCGCAAGGACGCGGCCAAGCGCCAGCGCGACGAGCGCCGCGCCCAGATGGACCGCCAGCGCCAGGCGCTGGCCGGCGGGGACGAGCGGTATCTGCCGGCCCGTGACAAGGGTCCGGTCCGCAAGTTCGCGCGCGACTTCATCGACTCCCGGTTCAACGTGGCGGAGTTCTTCCTGCCGATGGCCGTGGTGATCCTCGTGCTGAGCGTGGTGCGGGTGGGCTCGATGCAGACAGTCGCGCTGCTGCTGTGGCTGGTCGTGATCGTGCTGATCGTGCTGGACTCGGCCGTCACCGCCTTCCGGCTGCGCAAGCGGCTGACCGAGCGCTTCGAGGGGCAGAGCCGCCGCGGCGCGGTGGCGTACGCGCTCATGCGCTCGCTCCAGATGCGCCGGCTCCGGCTGCCGAAGCCGCAGGTCAAGCGTGGAGCGCGGCTCTGA
- a CDS encoding serine/threonine-protein kinase, which produces MSLHKDDPKTLGGYRIVGRLGAGGMGVVYRGRSRSGREVAVKVVHAQYAEDPVFRARFRQEIEAVRKVSGAFTAPVVDADPEAVRPWMATQYVPGRTLAARIREHGPMRGGELRRLALGLVEALREIHRAGVVHRDLKPGNVLMAHDGPRVIDFGISRAAENQTLTETGKMIGTPPFMSPEQFTDARSVGPASDVFSLAALLVFATTGRGPFDADSPYLTAWRVLQEEPNVRAVAEPLRAVLTRCLAKDADSRPGLGELAEDFARALPEPADDDAHTVTLRLPPAPAPREEPGPAVAARRPGRRVRLRRRPVLAGVAGVLVLALTGYLVSDPFSGGGKSQASAGTTDDAPRWDPLPKGWRPWRTSLFGTAASGTAKPLGSGVQSGGVSASCVGAGGALYCGGNGTLPVRIDGATGRLAWRAGSAASRKAADYDSLVLGVHQGVVVVSESVLNSTRDDTIVTAVALDAATGARLWAHRMRPGSVEGAVVGDLLLAPDGDRVTARELSGGAVRWRATLPAGDGYSCRFHSFAGLPPYAGCADAGATTRNVFYAVDPADGVFRKLAVPDGDVTALGAVDGELVFGVVSPRVRTGFGGSAYGEVLLIDPGTGAVRRKPLPGNPRGRAALVGGVLCVADSTGRMVAHSVRTGGRLWRTSTTLQQPGTPVADGRGRVVFAASASGRVAAADVRTGALLWESSARAEQVDAFGFSPARVFPDEGSLIVLTPDGTVFGVDPAHPDRMSPGE; this is translated from the coding sequence GTGTCGCTGCACAAGGACGACCCGAAGACGCTCGGCGGATACCGGATCGTCGGCCGGCTCGGGGCCGGAGGCATGGGCGTCGTCTACCGCGGCCGGTCCCGCTCGGGGCGCGAGGTCGCCGTCAAGGTCGTGCACGCCCAGTACGCCGAGGATCCCGTCTTCCGCGCCCGCTTCCGCCAGGAGATCGAGGCCGTCCGCAAGGTCAGCGGCGCCTTCACCGCCCCCGTCGTCGACGCCGACCCGGAGGCCGTCCGGCCCTGGATGGCCACCCAGTACGTGCCCGGCCGCACGCTCGCCGCCCGCATCCGCGAGCACGGCCCGATGCGGGGCGGGGAACTGCGCCGGCTCGCCCTCGGCCTGGTGGAGGCCCTGCGCGAGATCCACCGGGCCGGAGTGGTCCACCGCGACCTCAAGCCCGGGAACGTCCTCATGGCACACGACGGGCCGCGCGTCATCGACTTCGGGATCTCCCGCGCCGCGGAGAACCAGACCCTCACCGAGACCGGAAAGATGATCGGCACCCCGCCGTTCATGTCTCCGGAGCAGTTCACCGACGCCCGCTCGGTCGGACCCGCCTCGGACGTGTTCTCCCTCGCCGCGCTGCTGGTGTTCGCCACGACCGGGCGCGGCCCCTTCGACGCGGACAGCCCGTACCTGACGGCGTGGCGGGTGCTCCAGGAGGAACCGAACGTGCGGGCGGTGGCCGAGCCGCTGCGCGCGGTCCTGACCCGCTGCCTGGCCAAGGACGCCGACTCCCGGCCCGGCCTCGGGGAACTGGCCGAGGACTTCGCACGGGCGCTGCCCGAGCCCGCGGACGACGACGCGCACACGGTGACCCTGCGCCTGCCGCCCGCGCCCGCGCCGCGCGAGGAGCCCGGCCCGGCCGTCGCCGCGCGCCGCCCCGGCCGCCGCGTCCGCCTGCGCCGCCGCCCGGTCCTGGCCGGCGTGGCGGGCGTCCTCGTCCTGGCGCTCACCGGCTACCTCGTGTCCGACCCGTTCTCGGGGGGCGGGAAGTCGCAGGCGTCGGCCGGCACCACCGACGACGCCCCGCGCTGGGACCCGCTGCCGAAGGGCTGGCGGCCCTGGCGGACCTCGCTGTTCGGGACGGCCGCGAGCGGGACGGCGAAGCCGCTGGGCTCCGGCGTCCAGAGCGGCGGCGTCTCCGCGTCCTGCGTGGGCGCCGGCGGCGCACTGTACTGCGGCGGCAACGGCACCCTGCCGGTCCGGATCGACGGGGCGACGGGCCGCCTCGCCTGGCGCGCGGGCTCCGCGGCGTCGCGCAAGGCGGCGGACTACGACAGCCTCGTCCTGGGAGTGCACCAGGGCGTCGTCGTGGTCAGCGAGTCGGTGCTGAACAGCACGCGCGACGACACGATCGTCACCGCGGTGGCGCTGGACGCCGCCACCGGTGCGCGGCTCTGGGCGCACCGGATGCGCCCGGGCAGCGTCGAGGGCGCCGTCGTCGGCGATCTGCTGCTGGCCCCGGACGGCGACCGTGTGACGGCGCGCGAACTGTCCGGGGGCGCCGTCCGGTGGCGGGCGACCCTGCCCGCGGGCGACGGGTACAGCTGCCGCTTCCACAGCTTCGCGGGCCTGCCGCCGTACGCGGGCTGCGCCGACGCGGGAGCGACCACGCGCAACGTGTTCTACGCCGTCGACCCGGCGGACGGCGTCTTCCGGAAGCTGGCGGTGCCGGACGGGGACGTCACCGCGCTCGGCGCGGTCGACGGCGAACTCGTCTTCGGGGTGGTCTCCCCGCGGGTCCGTACGGGCTTCGGGGGGAGTGCGTACGGCGAGGTCCTGCTGATCGACCCCGGCACCGGCGCCGTGCGCAGGAAGCCGCTGCCGGGCAATCCCCGCGGCCGGGCCGCGCTGGTGGGCGGGGTGCTGTGCGTCGCCGACTCGACGGGCCGGATGGTCGCCCACTCCGTGCGGACGGGCGGGCGGCTGTGGCGGACCTCCACGACGCTTCAGCAGCCCGGCACGCCCGTCGCCGACGGGCGGGGTCGCGTGGTGTTCGCGGCCAGCGCCTCGGGGCGGGTCGCCGCCGCCGACGTCCGGACGGGCGCGCTGCTGTGGGAGTCCTCGGCGAGGGCCGAGCAGGTCGACGCGTTCGGCTTCTCCCCGGCACGGGTGTTCCCCGACGAGGGCTCCCTGATCGTGCTCACCCCCGACGGCACCGTCTTCGGCGTGGACCCGGCCCACCCCGACCGGATGTCTCCGGGGGAGTGA
- a CDS encoding response regulator transcription factor yields MTIRVLLADDQALLRSAFRVLVDSEPDMEVVGEASDGAQAVALARSERADVVLMDIRMPGTDGLAATRLISADPSLAQVRVVILTTFEVDDYVVQSLRAGASGFLGKGSEPEELLSAIRIAAGGEALLSPTATKGLIARFLAQGGADDDPVRSARLDALTVREREVLVQVAGGHSNDEIAERLEVSPLTVKTHVNRAMAKLGARDRAQLVVIAYESGLVRPRAE; encoded by the coding sequence ATGACCATCCGCGTCCTGCTCGCCGACGACCAGGCGCTGCTGCGCAGCGCGTTCCGCGTGCTCGTCGACTCCGAGCCCGACATGGAGGTGGTCGGCGAGGCGTCCGACGGCGCTCAGGCGGTCGCGCTGGCGAGGAGCGAGCGCGCCGACGTCGTCCTGATGGACATCCGCATGCCCGGCACCGACGGCCTCGCCGCGACCCGCCTGATCAGCGCCGATCCCTCCCTCGCCCAGGTGCGGGTGGTCATCCTGACGACCTTCGAGGTCGACGACTACGTCGTGCAGTCGCTGCGAGCCGGCGCCTCGGGCTTCCTCGGCAAGGGCAGCGAGCCGGAGGAACTGCTCAGCGCGATCAGGATCGCCGCCGGCGGCGAGGCCCTGCTGTCGCCCACCGCCACCAAGGGCCTCATCGCCCGCTTCCTCGCCCAGGGCGGGGCGGACGACGACCCCGTCCGCTCCGCCCGGCTGGACGCGCTGACCGTGCGCGAGCGCGAGGTCCTGGTGCAGGTCGCGGGCGGCCACTCCAACGACGAGATCGCCGAGCGCCTGGAGGTCAGCCCCCTCACCGTGAAGACGCACGTCAACCGGGCCATGGCCAAGCTGGGCGCCCGCGACCGGGCGCAACTCGTGGTCATCGCCTACGAGTCGGGGCTGGTGCGCCCGCGCGCGGAGTGA
- a CDS encoding sensor histidine kinase, translating to MTPLARAQHQLKAHPLALDAFLAAGVLVCMLAGSFVDPHGEQGVSWSVRSPDPLSLLLITLSAVALVFRRSAPMTVLVLTGAASVTESVTGDPRAPVAMSAVVALFTVAAATDRPTTVRAGLVTMTVLTGAAMIAGPLPWYAQENLGILAWTGIGATAGDAVRSRRAVVQAIRDRAERAERTREEEARRRVAEERLRIARDLHDVVAHHIALVNVQAGVAAHVMDKRPDQAKEALAHVREASRSALNELRATVGLLRQSGDPEAPTEPAPGLDRLDELVGTFRSAGLRVEVARTDEGAELPAAVGLAAYRVVQEALTNVQKHAGPEAKAEVSVVRVGPNIEVTVLDDGRAADAESTPGGGGHGLLGMRERVTALRGTLTTGPRYGGGFRVHAILPVKTRARSAAPGTAEDLV from the coding sequence GTGACCCCCCTCGCCCGGGCCCAGCACCAGCTGAAGGCCCACCCGCTGGCACTGGACGCCTTCCTCGCGGCGGGCGTGCTGGTGTGCATGCTCGCGGGTTCCTTCGTCGATCCGCACGGGGAGCAGGGCGTCAGCTGGAGCGTCCGCAGCCCCGACCCGCTCAGCCTGCTGCTGATCACCCTCAGCGCCGTCGCCCTCGTCTTCCGCCGCAGCGCCCCGATGACGGTGCTGGTGCTCACCGGCGCCGCCTCCGTGACCGAGTCCGTCACCGGCGACCCCCGTGCCCCCGTCGCCATGTCCGCCGTCGTCGCCCTGTTCACCGTCGCGGCGGCCACCGACCGGCCCACCACCGTGCGCGCCGGCCTGGTCACCATGACGGTGCTCACCGGCGCCGCCATGATCGCCGGACCGCTGCCCTGGTACGCCCAGGAAAACCTCGGCATCCTCGCCTGGACCGGCATCGGCGCCACCGCCGGCGACGCGGTCCGCAGCCGCCGCGCCGTCGTCCAGGCCATCCGGGACCGCGCCGAGCGCGCGGAACGCACCCGCGAGGAGGAGGCCCGCCGCAGGGTCGCCGAGGAGCGCCTGCGCATCGCCCGCGACCTGCACGACGTCGTCGCCCACCACATCGCCCTGGTCAACGTGCAGGCCGGAGTGGCCGCGCACGTCATGGACAAGCGGCCCGACCAGGCCAAGGAGGCCCTCGCGCACGTCCGCGAGGCCAGCCGCTCCGCGCTCAACGAACTGCGCGCCACCGTCGGCCTGCTGCGCCAGTCCGGCGACCCCGAGGCCCCCACCGAGCCCGCCCCCGGCCTGGACCGCCTCGACGAGCTGGTCGGCACCTTCCGCAGCGCCGGCCTCCGGGTCGAGGTGGCCCGCACCGACGAGGGCGCCGAACTCCCCGCGGCCGTCGGACTGGCCGCCTACCGGGTCGTCCAGGAAGCCCTCACCAACGTCCAAAAACACGCGGGGCCCGAGGCGAAGGCCGAGGTCAGCGTGGTGCGCGTGGGGCCGAACATCGAGGTCACGGTCCTGGACGACGGGCGGGCGGCCGACGCGGAGAGCACGCCGGGCGGCGGCGGCCACGGTCTGCTCGGCATGCGCGAACGCGTCACCGCGCTGCGCGGCACCCTCACCACCGGCCCGCGCTACGGAGGCGGCTTCCGCGTCCACGCGATCCTGCCGGTCAAGACCCGCGCCCGCTCCGCGGCGCCCGGCACCGCAGAGGATCTCGTATGA
- the nadA gene encoding quinolinate synthase NadA, producing MTTAQTTELDVQPTPLALLLLGREADPKSERGVECPGDLPSPSDPDLVERARAAKAKLGDKVFVLGHHYQRDEVIQFADVTGDSFKLARDAAARPEAEYIVFCGVHFMAESADILTSDDQKVVLPDLAAGCSMADMATAEQVAECWDVLTEAGIAEQVVPVSYMNSSADIKAFTGRHGGTICTSSNAQRALEWAYEQGEKVLFLPDQHLGRNTAVRDMGLSLDDCVLYNPHKPNGGLTAEQLRDAKMILWRGHCSVHGRFSLESVEDVRARIPGVNVLVHPECRHEVVAAADYVGSTEYIIKALEAAPAGSKWAIGTELNLVRRLANRFAPEGKEIVFLDKTVCFCSTMNRIDLPHLVWTLESLAEGKLVNRIEVDEETEAFAKLALERMLALP from the coding sequence GTGACCACCGCCCAGACCACGGAGCTCGACGTACAGCCGACTCCGCTCGCCCTGTTGCTGCTCGGCCGCGAGGCCGACCCGAAGAGCGAGCGGGGCGTCGAGTGCCCCGGCGACCTGCCCTCGCCCTCCGACCCGGACCTGGTCGAGCGCGCCCGCGCCGCCAAGGCGAAGCTCGGTGACAAGGTCTTCGTGCTCGGCCACCACTACCAGCGCGACGAGGTCATCCAGTTCGCCGACGTCACGGGCGACTCCTTCAAGCTCGCCCGGGACGCGGCCGCCCGCCCGGAGGCCGAGTACATCGTCTTCTGCGGTGTGCACTTCATGGCCGAGTCCGCCGACATCCTCACGTCGGACGACCAGAAGGTGGTCCTGCCCGACCTCGCCGCCGGCTGTTCGATGGCCGACATGGCCACCGCCGAGCAGGTCGCCGAGTGCTGGGACGTGCTGACCGAGGCCGGCATAGCCGAGCAGGTCGTGCCCGTGTCGTACATGAACTCGTCCGCGGACATCAAGGCGTTCACGGGCAGGCACGGCGGCACGATCTGCACCTCCTCCAACGCCCAGCGGGCCCTGGAGTGGGCCTACGAGCAGGGCGAGAAGGTGCTGTTCCTGCCCGACCAGCACCTCGGCCGCAACACCGCCGTCCGGGACATGGGCCTGTCCCTGGACGACTGCGTCCTCTACAACCCGCACAAGCCGAACGGCGGGCTGACCGCGGAGCAGCTGCGCGACGCGAAGATGATCCTGTGGCGCGGCCACTGCTCGGTGCACGGCCGCTTCAGCCTGGAGTCGGTCGAGGACGTCCGCGCCCGGATCCCCGGCGTGAACGTGCTCGTGCACCCCGAGTGCCGGCACGAGGTCGTGGCCGCCGCGGACTACGTCGGCTCGACGGAGTACATCATCAAGGCGCTGGAGGCGGCGCCGGCCGGCTCCAAGTGGGCCATCGGCACCGAGCTGAACCTGGTGCGCCGGCTGGCGAACCGTTTCGCGCCCGAGGGCAAGGAGATCGTCTTCCTCGACAAGACGGTCTGCTTCTGCTCGACGATGAACCGGATCGACCTGCCCCACCTGGTCTGGACCCTGGAGTCCCTCGCCGAGGGCAAGCTGGTCAACCGCATCGAGGTCGACGAGGAGACCGAGGCGTTCGCCAAGCTGGCGCTGGAGCGCATGCTCGCGCTGCCGTAG
- a CDS encoding class I SAM-dependent methyltransferase: MPLRPVHEPRRDDCPWCGSKRLHTRLRAPDLRLRRPGTFVLDECQDCAHAFQNPRLTPEGLELYAAEENGPVDHARLRATARTMLRFGEPESWLDVGTGDAPFPAAARELFAYTAFDGTDPTPRAERARAAGRLDEAHVGQLTAPRILARLRGRYDVVSMLHHLEHVPDPRRELAAALTALRPGGHLLLEVPDPASAFARVLGKWWHSYDQPRHLQLIPPANLRSELERRGCEIVVTDRCAAHVPRDLAAATALYARRTRLPRAAGSLTAAAAALDHLLAPALRRTRFSNTCRIIARRP, translated from the coding sequence ATGCCTCTCAGGCCCGTTCACGAGCCGCGCCGCGACGACTGCCCCTGGTGCGGCTCCAAGCGCCTGCACACCCGGCTGCGCGCCCCGGACCTGCGGCTGCGCCGACCCGGCACGTTCGTCCTCGACGAGTGCCAGGACTGCGCGCACGCCTTCCAGAACCCGCGCCTGACCCCCGAAGGACTGGAGCTGTACGCCGCCGAGGAGAACGGGCCCGTCGACCACGCACGCCTGCGGGCCACGGCCCGCACGATGCTGCGCTTCGGCGAGCCCGAGAGCTGGCTGGACGTCGGCACGGGCGACGCGCCCTTTCCCGCGGCGGCCAGGGAGCTGTTCGCCTACACGGCCTTCGACGGGACCGACCCGACCCCGAGGGCCGAGCGGGCGAGGGCCGCGGGGCGGCTCGACGAGGCCCACGTGGGCCAGTTGACGGCCCCGCGGATCCTGGCCCGCCTGCGGGGCCGCTACGACGTGGTCAGCATGCTCCACCACCTGGAACACGTCCCCGACCCGCGCCGGGAGCTGGCGGCGGCGCTGACGGCCCTGCGGCCGGGGGGCCATCTGCTCCTCGAAGTCCCCGACCCCGCCAGCGCGTTCGCGCGCGTCCTGGGCAAGTGGTGGCACTCCTACGACCAGCCCCGCCACCTCCAGCTGATCCCGCCCGCCAACCTCCGGTCCGAACTGGAAAGACGCGGCTGCGAGATCGTCGTCACCGACCGCTGCGCCGCCCACGTCCCACGGGACCTGGCGGCCGCCACCGCCCTCTACGCCCGGCGCACCCGCCTGCCGCGGGCGGCAGGATCCCTGACGGCCGCGGCCGCGGCCCTCGACCACCTCCTGGCCCCGGCCCTGCGCCGCACCCGCTTCTCCAACACCTGCCGCATCATCGCCCGCCGCCCCTGA
- a CDS encoding HesB/IscA family protein — protein MSVSDETSTVTDGIILSDAAAAKVRALLDQEGRDDLALRVAVQPGGCSGLRYQLFFDERSLDGDVVKDFDGVKVVTDRMSAPYLGGASIDFVDTIEKQGFTIDNPNATGSCACGDSFN, from the coding sequence ATGTCCGTATCGGACGAGACCAGCACCGTCACCGACGGCATCATCCTGTCCGACGCCGCCGCGGCGAAGGTCAGGGCCCTGCTCGACCAGGAAGGCCGTGACGACCTGGCCCTGCGTGTCGCCGTTCAGCCCGGCGGCTGCTCCGGCCTGCGCTACCAGCTCTTCTTCGACGAGCGTTCCCTCGACGGGGACGTCGTCAAGGACTTCGACGGCGTCAAGGTCGTCACCGACCGCATGAGCGCCCCGTACCTGGGCGGCGCGTCGATCGACTTCGTCGACACGATCGAGAAGCAGGGCTTCACGATCGACAACCCGAACGCGACGGGCTCCTGCGCCTGCGGCGACTCCTTCAACTAG
- a CDS encoding bifunctional adenosylcobinamide kinase/adenosylcobinamide-phosphate guanylyltransferase, whose translation MEVTLLGTGAPAGLPRPGCSCAVCATSLGGHARAATSLLVDGALLLDLTPGAAFAAARAGRSLGGVGQVLLTHPHDGPPVEVPAGLPQPARASDGRDLALLTGYRVRAVAIDAPGTGYAVTGPDGQRLLYLPPGGAPAGLEEGSERAERYDMVLTDVVGRPDGLAKLRAVGAVGPTTDVVAVHLDHDVAPGAELRRRLAAAGARAVPDGSTLTVGVYEDVPDVPRRTMVLGGARSGKSVEAERRLESFPDVLYVATGGARGGDTEWGSRVAAHRERRPGSWRTKETCDVAPLLAEEGPPLLVDCLSLWLTDAMDAVGAWDDAVWADGGERALRSRVAELAEAVRSTRRTVVLVSNEVGSGIVPATASGRRYRDELGRLNAAVANECEQVVLVVAGQALVLRG comes from the coding sequence GTGGAAGTCACTTTGCTCGGTACCGGCGCCCCGGCGGGCCTGCCCCGCCCCGGCTGCTCCTGCGCCGTGTGCGCGACCTCGCTCGGCGGGCACGCGCGGGCGGCGACCTCGTTGCTCGTGGACGGCGCCCTGTTGCTCGACCTGACGCCGGGTGCGGCGTTCGCGGCCGCGCGGGCCGGGCGTTCGCTGGGCGGGGTGGGCCAGGTCCTGCTGACGCACCCGCACGACGGTCCGCCCGTGGAGGTGCCGGCGGGGCTGCCGCAGCCCGCGCGCGCGTCGGACGGGCGGGACCTGGCCCTGCTGACGGGGTATCGGGTGCGGGCGGTGGCGATCGACGCGCCGGGCACCGGGTACGCGGTGACGGGCCCGGACGGGCAGCGGCTGCTGTACCTGCCGCCCGGCGGCGCGCCGGCCGGTCTGGAGGAGGGCTCGGAGCGAGCCGAGCGCTACGACATGGTCCTCACGGACGTGGTCGGGCGGCCCGACGGGCTGGCGAAGCTGCGGGCGGTCGGCGCGGTGGGCCCCACCACGGACGTGGTCGCCGTCCACCTGGACCACGACGTGGCGCCGGGCGCGGAACTGCGGCGGCGGCTCGCGGCGGCGGGCGCGCGTGCGGTGCCGGACGGCTCGACGCTGACGGTGGGGGTGTACGAGGACGTGCCCGACGTGCCCCGTCGGACGATGGTGCTGGGCGGCGCCCGGTCGGGGAAGTCGGTGGAGGCCGAGCGGCGGCTGGAGTCCTTCCCCGACGTGCTGTACGTGGCCACCGGGGGCGCCCGGGGCGGCGACACCGAGTGGGGCTCGCGGGTGGCCGCGCACCGCGAGCGGCGCCCGGGGTCGTGGCGGACGAAGGAGACCTGCGACGTGGCGCCGCTGCTGGCCGAGGAGGGGCCGCCGCTGCTCGTCGACTGCCTGTCGCTGTGGCTGACGGACGCCATGGACGCCGTCGGCGCGTGGGACGACGCGGTGTGGGCGGACGGCGGCGAGCGGGCGCTGCGGTCCCGCGTCGCGGAGTTGGCCGAGGCGGTCCGCTCGACGCGGCGCACGGTGGTCCTGGTGTCCAACGAGGTGGGTTCCGGGATCGTCCCGGCGACGGCGTCCGGCCGGCGCTACCGCGACGAGCTCGGCCGGCTGAACGCGGCGGTCGCGAACGAGTGCGAACAGGTCGTCCTGGTGGTCGCGGGCCAGGCGCTCGTCCTCCGCGGGTGA
- a CDS encoding methyltransferase domain-containing protein, producing the protein MARQLDEQIAGRYPVGRRLRVLDVGMGQGTQALRLARLGHEVTGLEQDATMIAAAREALSGEPEGIRERMRIIEGDGRDTGVHFLPGSFDVVLCHGVLMYVEEPDALLAGLARMLAPGGLLSLLVRNADALAMRPGLSGNWAGALDAFDTVSYRNRLGLDVRADRLATLTGTLAGIGAPLQAWYGVRIFTDTAADAAEIPDDVEVLLAAEERAGRTDPYRQVAALLHLCGVRG; encoded by the coding sequence GTGGCCCGGCAGCTCGACGAGCAGATAGCCGGGCGGTACCCGGTCGGCCGGCGGCTGCGGGTGCTCGACGTGGGCATGGGCCAGGGCACGCAGGCGCTGCGGCTGGCCCGGCTCGGCCACGAGGTGACCGGCCTCGAACAGGACGCGACGATGATCGCCGCGGCCCGGGAGGCGCTGTCCGGGGAGCCCGAGGGCATCCGGGAGCGGATGCGGATCATCGAGGGCGACGGCCGGGACACCGGCGTCCACTTCCTGCCGGGCAGCTTCGACGTGGTGCTGTGCCACGGCGTCCTCATGTACGTCGAGGAGCCGGACGCGCTGCTCGCGGGGCTCGCCCGGATGCTGGCCCCCGGCGGGCTGCTGTCGCTGCTGGTGCGCAACGCGGACGCGCTGGCGATGCGGCCGGGCCTGTCCGGGAACTGGGCGGGCGCGCTGGACGCGTTCGACACCGTCTCCTACCGCAACCGGCTCGGGCTGGACGTGCGGGCGGACCGGCTGGCGACGCTGACGGGCACGCTCGCCGGGATCGGGGCGCCGTTGCAGGCCTGGTACGGCGTCCGGATCTTCACGGACACGGCCGCGGACGCGGCGGAGATCCCCGACGACGTCGAGGTCCTGCTGGCCGCCGAGGAACGCGCCGGGCGCACGGACCCCTACCGGCAGGTGGCGGCGCTGCTGCACCTGTGCGGCGTGCGCGGCTGA
- the pspAA gene encoding PspA-associated protein PspAA, whose translation MIVRIMGEGQWKLTDSHFVELSKLDDELLAEMESGDEAGFHRTLGALLDAVRRLGEPLADDALEPSELILPSPDASLEEVREMLSDDGLIPG comes from the coding sequence GTGATCGTACGGATCATGGGAGAGGGCCAGTGGAAGCTGACCGACTCCCACTTCGTCGAACTGAGCAAGCTGGACGACGAGCTGCTCGCGGAGATGGAGAGCGGCGACGAGGCGGGCTTCCACCGCACCCTCGGCGCCCTCCTGGACGCCGTGCGCCGGCTCGGCGAGCCCCTGGCGGACGACGCCCTGGAACCGTCCGAACTCATCCTCCCGTCCCCCGACGCGAGCCTGGAGGAAGTCCGGGAGATGCTGAGCGACGACGGCCTGATCCCCGGGTGA